The Gavia stellata isolate bGavSte3 chromosome 1, bGavSte3.hap2, whole genome shotgun sequence DNA segment ATGGTTCTAATAATAGTATTTTGTAATTAATGAAGATAATCAGGCTCCTAGCTACCTGACAGAGTTCATCTCAGTATATTCTCCACTATGGCAGCATCCCTTAGATCTAAGTGTAACTGAGGAGAATATTTTTGGCTAAAGGAATCTAGCTGCAAGACAAACATCTGGTAAGTTAAATCTAGAGAAACATTGTAAAATCTTGCAACTACTAAAATTTGAAATGGGAAAACATGACATCAAATCGCATCAAGTGAATACAGAACAATACAAACCTTCATCTATCCAAGGAGAGCTTTTCATAGCTCAGTAACAAGAGCAAAACTCAAAGAAATCTAAGGAAAACTTTTATACAGATGACTTTTCGTAACTATGGTGATGGAAGGCTATAGAAAACCCTAAAACAGGTCAAAAATCAGGCATGGGATTAGCAGGATGACTCACAGTTTTATCTATGGGccttttcagaaaggaataCCCCTTGCATCCGTGACCTTAATAGGTGGGCTCATAACACAATGTAATGGGAAGTGCTGGTCTGGTGGAAAGACAAGCAAACCCTTCTCTCAGTTCAGTCTGGTCTCTCTAATCAAGATCTTTCGCTCTGATCATGCAGACACTCCTGGTGACTTTTAGCCACAGCGTGAACAGTCTCTGTAGTCATGCATGTGAAATACAGCAGCCATCAAGAATTTAAGAACTATTtctaaaatctttctttgttaCATACATTAGCAGCTTGAAATAGATCTTTTATGATCTTTTTCCCAACGCTATCAAGTACACCCATTTGCTTATTGTATCACTCCtggcacttcagaaaaaaagaaaaaaaacaaaaaacaaactagTAATGCCCAATGCTTTTATAATTCACATACATAAACAAATTATGTGATGGTATGATATATAAAGATTAGGGCAGACAAAAGTTTGAGATGTagtcaaatatttctttaaacctaacaaaaaataaaactctcaAGTAGTACTAAGACAAAGGAGGCATTTACATGCACAACTACAGTTTTTCTCATTGctcaaaaaaccctcaaatacAGGACCTGCAAGACCAGAtcaagattagaaaaaaaaaaaaaaaagatatgttcctcatttcatttcagtacgTTGTTTTTGCGTGTGTGCAAAAAACTTGCTGTTAATATGAACTGAGTAAATTTTCTGGGATTCTACTAAGTATTAGATGCTGGAAAGAACTTGAAGACCACATTCTGAACAAATCTTTTTGTGCTACACAAGCAATGATTTCCCCAGCAACAATGCAGGCAGCAAATTTGAAACTGCTTTGAATACAAGTGTGTTTAGTGTTATGATGTcatattaaattaaaagattACTGTGTCCTTTCAAGGCAATTCGTTTACTCCAGAAGTAGACTcttaagagcaaagaaatgAGCCGCAGCACGGTGGTCACTGTGACATGGCATGCACTCAGAAATGGCTgcatatttttgtattttaagtaatGTATTAATTTTCAAACTGTCCTTCTGGCACTTTcccaagacagaagaaaattgaTAGCTACTGTCTCAGGATAACCCAAAATGCAGCATCCAGATCTGAAAGTGAGCTTCTACGTGCTGGACGGACACACCAAGGGTACACTGCATCCAGCATACCCACCTGCCCCTGTCAGACAGAATGCTACCTTGAAGAGACAGCTAAACAACTGTAATTTACTGATTACCATACTCTTCTAATGGCTTTCTACATTTTAGAAGACTGTATGCCacacctcagccttttcttctgttgacTAAACAAACTTGACTCCTCTCAGCCTCTGTAAGTCAGTcatattttctaaatttctatttttcttactgttctcCTCTGGTTTATTTATATTTGCCTTTGTTTTGTGATTACAGTTAgctaaaagcagaaacaggaacTCAATGACACAGAGCGTCAAAGAAAGGGTAGTTTGACAGCTATCATGACTTCTGCAGAGCAAATTCATCAAGGAAAGATGCCTAAAATTTAATCAGACAATACTGTATCCAGAACAAAATATTCAGGGCTATTACATAATTATattttgtcaatatttttacatattatGTAAAAATTTCAGGGAATAGTGAGAGTCCTAACttcaataataataacaacaacaacaaactaGCAATGTTTTCCAAAAGTTAGAATGCAAAGTTTGATTTGGATTTAGAAAATCCTACAGAATTAACAATTTCCTTCTTTCAGCTGTTGTTCTGCTGCCACTAGAAGCCTCTGTTCATCTCCCTCGCCAACAGCCAACATGCCAGCCAATCCCAAATTTTACTATCgttatattaaaaatgcaggCTCTGTTAATGCAGAAGATGGATTCTGCTTGTCTAGAAAGCTGCCTTTTAGTTTACTGAAGAGTTGTGTTAGGAAAGAAGTTTTATTCTAAAGGGATAGAGTAGGCACTACCTAATGAGTCTGACTCAATACTACCTCAGATTTTGACTTCATTCTAAGGACCTCTTCTGAGTAGCTGAAATTGTAACTTAGGAAGAACAGAATCAGCAAGTGAAAATGTGAAACATGCTTCCAAAAAAGTATTGGGAGCTAGAAGGATCTTTATTTCCAGATTTGAGCTCAAGCTTAATTCTCCCCCTTTCCAGCTTTGGGaaattctttgctttccagCATGCAGTCATGCCAACACCTACTAGTTACTGAAATCTTTTACACGAGGAATAGTATATGGGAACAGTTTCCCCACAATTTATATACAATCATGATAAAGAATATCATATGTTCTCACCAGAAGTGATATATGCAATCAATACAGCCTTCTGAAGACATTAGTTAGAGTCaagaagtcttttaaaaatcatattatGGCTCAAACTATATGCAGTTGACACTGCTTTAGTTTTTAATCGCAATCTACATTATAAGCCAAGATAGCCCACAATACGGGCACTGTGAAACCTGATTCAAATATGGCATAGAGATAGATGTCCATAGCTGTATAAGGTATACTTATTGTAGTAGCACCATACACTGAGATTAGAAGACTGAGCTAATATAACtatattaattttgaatttttatacATGAAGCAACAAAACACTTAGATGGAGACACCTACTAAACAACAATCTGTCTTCATGGAATGCCCCTACAACTGAAacaataaatgcagaaaagccCTAATCACAAATTCagatttgattaatttttttttttttggtagctttTGAAAGATGTAATAGGGAATTATTAAAATCTGTCACACTTTAAAGCTCAGTCAAGGGATAATTAAATTTTTAGTGCTTTAACTACGAATTCTCTGGCCTCAGCATACATGAAAGGCCTTTCAGTGTGATCTTAAATTTGAACTTTCAGAATTACAATGATTCCTAATCAGCATTACCCATATCCCTCTGATGTCATCAAGGCTCAATTTACAAAGCATATGAACTGCTGACTTGACCCTCTCTGTTGTGTATCATAATCTTAACAACTAGAAACAATAATAACTTTACCTTATTACAACCTAAATACTCTAAATAGagcagaaatacattaaaatgggattttaaCCATTAAAGAACCTATGTTATTATTCAATTAAAGGCAGAACAAAACTGACCAATGCAAAGATCCCATTTGAAATTAgctttaaaatcaaattaatgaCCAAATTTGCAATTCAGAAGAATTATTTATCTTGTAGCACTGTAAATTGGAGGAGGATTGCATATGAAGAACACAGGAAAAGTCGAACTGAAGCCTGAAACACTTAGTTGCTTGTCCACTAATTAAGAAACCCTGGATAATACAGTTCACAGCTGTTAAATTTCAGTGTAAATATCACTGTATTTCAGTAACAGACTGATTCTCACAAGCAGTAAGCGTATTGGTTGGTAATGCTGAAGCGTTCCTTGCTTCTTTAAGGGTGAAAAGCCCTTTACTACAGATTAGGGAAGCTATTAACTATCATGCTTGCTAACCCAAGCATCGGGTATTACAAAGCCTGCCCGGCTGAGTACCACTTACCGAAGATTCACTATCTCTAACAAGGAAATCTCCTTCCACTCCCCTTTCATTCAGGGCACATTCTGCTTGGTGTCGGGTAACATTCCCGTAATACCACTCTCTTCCAGCAAACCGTCCGGTAGAAGATGGTCCCGTGTAGCTTATCTGAGGCGGATGGGAAGTGTTAATGGTAGGACCATCGCTAATGATTACTACATAGTTTTTAGGAACAAGACCAATTTGCCCTCTGGAATTTTTACATTTCCACCATTCTGGGTCATTTTCTGGCTTTTCAATGACTTCCATCgtttcccctttttcaaaattGAGCTCTTCTTCTGTGACGGAGCTGAATGGATACAGTGTCTGAACAACGTGGAGTACTTTGGTGCCCTGGCCGTTACTCATGGAAGCCCCTTTCCTTAAGCTGAGAAAGCTGGGTGAATCTGCAGTTGCCTCCTCAACCTCCTCTACCACATAGTTCGAAGGAAACCAGCCAATCTGTCCATTGTAGCTACCTCTCCACCAGCCATCGCTGCACTTCTCCATGACAATCACTCGGGATCCTTTAACAAGGGACAGTTCGTCCTCCCTCTCCGCTACATAAGCAAATTTCACGTAGGCTGGAATGTTAAGATCATAAATCCGGTCGGCGCTGCTGCCGTTGGATGGGTATTCTGCGTCCGTGCTAGGAGTGGGTGAAGCATCTCGCGCGCTCGTCTTTCTCTTGGTTTTTCCCAAACCTGTTGAAGAGAGAAACGTAAAGTGGTCACTCGGAATGCTTGTCCTCAGACTGCAAATGCTGGATTTGGCGACATGCTCCACCATCGCTGTAACAACACTGCTAAATGGAGATCTCTTCTGCAACACTACATAGTCAGGAAACAGCAACACCTTTAAGAGATTATCTTTAACATCCAGCTGATGCACCATTAGGTAAGGAGCAATTTGCATTATAATggctcccttccctgcccagaAGTACCGGAGTTTTAACACACTTAAAAACAGTAGTTTCTTCACTACAAGAACAGCTAATCACTGGAACGGTAGCATAGCTTGCTGTTATGTCTCTTAAAAATCCAGCCAAATGATCATGCCTTTTAATTTTAGTGATGACTTTAATTTGGCTCAAGCTAAcgtgaaagaaagaaaatctacaaAAATAAACTGGCCCGGTAACAAAAGCTTAAGTTTCTCTGCAGATTACGTTTTGCTCTCTTCATTCTTCAGTCAGTCCCCAGGCAGCTACAGCTGCAACTCCTTCCAGCTGCAATCCCTCTTTTGAAATCCACACCTCCTTCATCTACATTTCATCATGCACTGTAAAAACGTAAACCTCATGGTGAGGAAGACGATTTGCATACGTTCCCCTATAATCTGTAAATTCTGCTGTACTTCCGTGGCTTTAATTATAGCATGAAATACAATGTACAGAAGAATCAACAATAACATTAAatacataacttttttttctcttcattagaGGAACCATGCTAATGTCTGTTTcaatatggaagaaaaactgCGCAACACACTTGGTGTACTTTTCAAACTTTTGCAGCGAGGACTGCTTAAACTTACATATAAACAGAAAGATAAAGTGAACAAGTAGCCCTCTCTTGTGAAATCCACTTATAAAAGGTCTGAAGAGAAAACGAAAGACGAAGGCTCAACGTAGCACAAACCAAGCAACACACAAAATGTCATGCAggggacagaaagcaaaaaccaaCAGAAATAGGAGCTTTTCTACTTATCTCTATGCTCCTAGAACCTTGCTGGCTGGCAAGAGATTCGCTTGAGACACAATGAGTACATGCTGATTATGGCAgattgaatggaaaaaaaaaataaataggacttcgcttttgtttcttcaaataATCTGACAAAAGGAGATGTatgcaatttcatttttaacaattCAGGATTATTTAATCTGGCCATTCCACTGCTGAAAAttgtgttcctttttttaatatatatacacacatatacgTTCATGCATATACAATGAATATCTTAAGCAAAGCTGTTTGTTCAGTGCAAAACTACCTGGTTTATTTCATATGGTTAGCTGCACATCACAGACAAACAGGGCACACGCAACCACGCAGGGACTGCTAGCTAGAAGAGTTAATTACATTAATTAATACAGTCTTAAGGTCTCAGAAGACTGCAGAAAATTCCAATGATCCTAAAGTGTTTCCTGACCTTCCCCAGCAACTCCTTGCTTCCTGATGGAGCCTGCTTACATCCTAATATTCTAACCACATCATTTCAGCCGAGAGCCCGGTGGCTGCACTTTCAAGCAAAATGAGGGAGAGCAGCTTACTATACTAGGGGAGACAATCGCAGGAAAAGAGTGTCCAAGCAAGCGCTAATCGGAAGCTGGCCAGGCTCCAATCTCTGCCAAGACTGGGAATTTTCATCAGTTTAGAGACAATTTTCAACCAAAAGACAAGGATGTATCAGCACTAAGGAGCATTAAATTAGGGTCATATAAACAAACACAACTTAAAGGTCGTTCTGTTAGGAAAGGGGGGAAATTACTTGCTGTAACTTCATGGAAAACAAGCAACTGTATTTCAATAGATTCACTCTACATAAAGCCCTACACTGAGACTGAACCTTCCAGATTAAAAGCTTAGGTTTTGACGTGCTTTGTAATGGAGACATGCAGCACCACTTCTTGGAACTACAGCAGAAGaaccagtaaaataaaaaacccagcagATGATGAAGCAGCTGGCCAGGAGAAAACCAGCTGAAAATCAGAGCACAGAGATAACTGTGAGATATGGGGATGTAGTGTGATAAGAGAATGCCATAAACTGAAGTATCTAGAGGAAAATTTGTTGACAAACAggtgaaagaaacaaatttctcaaaaaatattctgaagtcTGATAAAGGTGTCCAAACATTTAGCAAAGGGTTATCATTCAAGCACCTTCTTTCACTTGGAGTTCCATAAGGTGCATCTTTTTCCacaaaactttttcttttttctttatcaatAAAGGCAGTTGGAGGTCTTCAGTTTAATCTTAACATTTAATGTAAACAAATTTTTTAAGGCTGATAGCATGGTAATGATTAGCCTTTTGCAAGCGATGCGCACCCAAGATCGTGTTTCCAACTGGTTTGACCAAGGTAACTAACTATGTGGAGACCCATCTGCAGCCAAGCACAGCGAAGGGCACACACAACATTATCTaacactcatttttttctgtgaggttACAACTTTCGTAACTATGTCTATGACAGAAGAGGAAACAAGTTGTTCCATGAGCAGAACAAAGGCAATCTgttcctgtttttctccttacaCCTCTTGCCGCACtactcctcctctgcctcccccatCTCCTGCAGGATCCACAATAAGCCCCCTTACCATATGACCGCCTTCGCATTCTCAGGTCCTTCTCACACCTCCAGCTCCTCACTGCAGTCTCCAAACTGCCCTCAAAGTATACTCCATCTCCCCTGGTATCGCGTTCCCCACCTTTGTTGGGCTGGCCAGCCAAGCACGGTGCCCAGTGCCCCACTGCCTTTCAGCCCTGCCTGGACCGAGCAAAGAGTTGGGATTGCTGTGGCTTCTCCTCCAGTGAGGGACACCAGCAGTGACCCCCTACAGGCACCGAGTTGGAGAAAACTAGTTACTTTATTTCTGCCAGTCTGTCAAGTTTGCTTAAAAAAGGCTGAGTTATCAAGGGTGGACAGATGGACGGACAGTGACAGCTGACTGTGACAGCATGACTAGTGTAAGCttcatttccttaggaaacaagtctaaaaatataatttagtaGGATGGCTGGTCATAACTAAGCAGGAATAAACTTAGGACAATTATAAACTTCATATGCATCTATGACAAAAATCAcaactccattaaaaaaaaagtacaatcTACATGAGTCATCTCTGGAAGAGTAAACACTGCCATTACTCGCTACTAGCAGGTATGTTCATTTACTGCTATTTGTAAGGCTCTCCCCATTCTTATGTTGAATGAAATGAAACCCGTGTAAGgaatttaatggaaaacaatGTTCGAGCACTTTAGGAGTCACATTTGAAACAGTCAAATATACTTGTGATTGCACGCATAATTTTGGcatttttgttgtctttattttaatgaaaacttatCTACTAGTGAAATACAACTGTATTTTCCCATTCTGACTCATTGGTTACAGTTCACCTGAAGCCATAATCCTTTGTTAATACAACTAGTTGTAAGGAGAAACCTAAAGCAATGGATTAGCTTTCAAGTGGGGGGAAAAGAGTGGGAGTAAAAGCattgcaaagcagcagaaagcctgGTTTATGTTATGGCGTCTCACGGGAAATAACACTGCTCACAATTGACAGCTGACCCACACTAAACTAGTTCCTTTTCATTCTTACAAACAAGTTGCCAAGTGATGAGAGTAGGTTTAATTTTTAGGTGGATATATTGCAGAGATAAAAAGCTGGTTAGCATCATTTCCAGAGAAGGGATCCACTGCAAatcctccctctctctgcagTGAAAGTAATCCTCTGGCCCCAAGGTTAGTCCTAGGGAGACTCAGAAACGTGCCTGCCACATTACGTTGTGCCCTCTTCCTTTCCTCGCTCAGTTGCACCTCTAAAGAATAGTTTGTTTTTCAAGCAGCAGGCTGAAGGAAGACCTGTTTCCTATGAATTTGCTTCCTGTCTCTTAAGTCCCCATTGTGCAAACCCCAGCTTTGCACCCTTTCACTACCTGCATCTCCGCAGGCTCATCCGTACTCAcgcttatttttttaagttctattTAAGAATAACATGCACTAAACACTGAAGATACTTGCAGTCAAATTCTCTAGCATCCCCCAAGACTGCTTCCTAAATTTATTACATCTCGTATGTAGCTTAACGTTAAATAGACTAAATACAGTTGCACTTCTCCAAAGGAATTTTAAGTTTCTGTATATAAAACAAGGTCAGTCAATACCCAAAGCCGATTTCTGAAAAATAGTTCGCAAGTGAAACTAGCATCATCTGAATTCTCCCTATCTTTTCTAAAACCTTCTTTGATTTTAATGAATAAGTCATGagcaaaagtattttctgtagcTTACCTGTGCATCAAATCAAATTCATAGGACAAAAAAAaggcctttcagaaaaaagatgcaATACAAGAAAACCGTATTGCTTTGAGAAATCATAAAGGCAACACTAAACAATTTCCAAAACAGAATTCCTCAATCCAGAACTCAGTGAAAGAGACTATGCCACTAAATATGCCAGATACAACTGCTTAAGAAACCTCCAACAACTTCTTacaaaaatatcaaaagcaATTAAGGAAggatccccccccccaaaaaaaaatagttaagtGACCTTTAAGCTATAAAAACCCCTGCAAAACCAGTAACAGAAGTGTCTCAATTCAACTGAGGTCTTGGAAAATACTTCCTCTTTAAGGGACTAGATTTGTAGTAAATGGTGTCCTTCAAATATCCTGTATGATTTTTGGAGTAGCTAGTTTTAAGTCTAAATAAACAGCTGGAAATATAACAAATGCTGCTAAGTAATGCTGTTACCTCCCCTGTCCCCGTGgcaatttgaaaataatttttaatacattgttATTGCTGTATTTACGTATCTtaatagattatttttcataacaAGTCAGAACTGATTTTTGCATCATGTATTCAACCTTTTATGTTTGAAATTAGTTTTCCATCcgttattatatattattacaAAGCTGTAAATCAGCAAAAAAGTTTGCAGCTATTCAGTGTCAAACTGATTAATACACAAAAACAAAGGTAttgaaaagaggaggaaaaagggagaaaattctGGGAGACTGTTCCTTCCGCTTCTGCCTTAAATCTTATCCACACTGCCACAACTTTCATGCAGGCTGTCAAAGCATAGGTTTTAAACATAACATGAATGAATAATTGaaaatttatttacagaaaaaaataatttaaaaaaggatcTTTCATTGGCATTACAAATTACCCAGTAACTGCAATTTCTTTACATTACTGGCCATTcttctctgaattaaaaaaaaaaaaaaccacaacaccaaAGCAGTTATTCGTAAAATTTTTCATACAAATTTTAATGCATCTCAATTTGTGTACCCTCCCCTCTAGagtaaaatgcttttaacaGTACTACTTGCtttatggttaaaaaaaagatcataGAAGCCACCACAAAGAGCATTAAGTACAGTATGTTTTTtatgaaagtattttcatttaatcagatttttaaaataatgtttttcttctttaaaaataaacccattaTAATTCAAATTGAAACAAGGCACTCCAGAGCTGAAAAATTTAACATTACTATAATCCATTAAGACAACTTCCATTAAACAGCTGAAACATTCAAGCAAAACAAGTTCGAGGCTGATAAATTTAAGGAAGTCAAACAAATGAGCTAAGAGAACTCCCAGTATAAACACCTAAATCAAGAGCTCGTTCAAATACTGAATAGTCATCTCTGCAAGagttagaaaaaatatttttaaaataatttctatttagTGACATATATTGAAAGTTAAGAATCAATTTCCATTGAGATGGAAATATGATTTAGCTCCCCTAAATATAAAACCAGATTTTACAGAACAGCTCTCCTAGttctaaaaatattcaaagacaAGGTAACCAGAAATTCTCCTTGAATTTACTAATCAAGTGTTTTGTGTTAGATGCAGCAGAAACAAGCAAGTTTATCAAAACCAATTTAGGTACCCATTAGAGATAATATTTAGTCAACATTTTAGccaatttttatttaagattCTTAAAATCATGATTTTTCTTGTGCATTTTAATAGAATTGCAATTCCATCTGGCTTCACACatatgcagttaaaaaaatgatccttttctgtttttatctGCTAATACTAAGGCTCTGAATTATATTGCATATTAATGCATGCAATTAGTAAGTATGCAAAGTGTACagtgtctttttaaaaacaaaacaaaaaattgtattaagaaagaagtaattaacttttcaggaaaattcttaagaaaaaacataaaccGATGTAAATTAAGTAATTCATTCATCCAATACAGAGATAAACACATAACTTCTTGACAGCTGGAATGTCCAGATCAGACATTCATTTAGCtttatgttatttatttttattatttttataaatttaaattaacttGTCATTGcttctttattaaaaaggaaTTCAGCAGACGGAAGTTTCTTCTGttacatagaaagaaaaaccaaacatttctgCACATTTTCAGTCTGCAGCTTCCCACCCCTTCTTCTCCCCCTGCACCTACTCGTCCA contains these protein-coding regions:
- the NCK2 gene encoding cytoplasmic protein NCK2, producing MTEEVIVIAKWDYTAQQDQELDIKKNERLWLLDDSKTWWRVRNAANKTGYVPSNYVERKNSLKKGSLVKNLKDTLGLGKTKRKTSARDASPTPSTDAEYPSNGSSADRIYDLNIPAYVKFAYVAEREDELSLVKGSRVIVMEKCSDGWWRGSYNGQIGWFPSNYVVEEVEEATADSPSFLSLRKGASMSNGQGTKVLHVVQTLYPFSSVTEEELNFEKGETMEVIEKPENDPEWWKCKNSRGQIGLVPKNYVVIISDGPTINTSHPPQISYTGPSSTGRFAGREWYYGNVTRHQAECALNERGVEGDFLVRDSESSPSDFSVSLKASGKNKHFKVQLVDNVYCIGQRRFNTMDELVEHYKKAPIFTSEHGEKLYLVKALQ